The proteins below come from a single Heliangelus exortis chromosome 31, bHelExo1.hap1, whole genome shotgun sequence genomic window:
- the RBMS2 gene encoding RNA-binding motif, single-stranded-interacting protein 2 isoform X4 codes for MLLSVQPRSGLPAFAYNKSSKKQPYVPPAQPLPPPSPSPAGGVPDQLSKTNLYIRGLHPGTTDQDLVKLCQPYGKIVSTKAILDKTTNKCKGYGFVDFDSPTAAQKAVTALKASGVQAQMAKQQEQDPTNLYISNLPVGVDEQELEALLKPFGQVVSTRILRDPHGASRGVGFARMESTEKCEAVITHFNGKYIKTPPGVPAPLDPLLCKFADGGQKKRQSQGKFVPNGRAWARDGDAGTVTLAYDPATALQNGFYPTPYGLAPSRMIAPPALAPYLPSPVSSYQVHGPAWMHQSYLVQPTGAVLAPAVDHPVPLQPSVVAPLAQQLGHLSLGSAGTYVPAAAAVPGAFIPPYPPVPPALPLEDGSAGPSHGPIESPSEPGAFPYPYPK; via the exons ATGCTGCTCTCGGTACAGCCGCGATCCGGCCTCCCCGCCTTCGCCTACAACAAGAGCAGCAAAAAG CAACCCTATGTACCCCCGGCACAGCCgctgcccccccccagccccagtccCGCCGGGGGGGTCCCTGATCAGCTCAGCAAAACCAATCTTTACATTCGGGGGCTGCACCCCGGGACCACCGACCAGGATCTTGTCAAGCTCTGCCAACC ATACGGGAAAATTGTCTCCACCAAAGCCATCCTGGACAAAACCACCAACAAGTGCAAAG GTTATGGCTTCGTTGACTTCgacagccccacagcagcccagaaagctgtgACGGCTCTGAAGGCCAGCGGGGTGCAGGCCCAGATGGCCAAG CAACAGGAGCAGGACCCCACCAACCTCTACATCTCCAACCTTCCCGTGGGGGTGGatgagcaggagctggaagcgCTGCTGAAGCCCTTCGGGCAGGTGGTCTCCACCCGCATCCTGCGAGACCCCCACGGGGCCAGCCGCGGCGTGGGCTTCGCACG GATGGAGTCCACGGAGAAGTGCGAAGCTGTCATCACCCACTTCAACGGGAAGTACATCAAGACGCCCCCGGGGGTGCCAG cccccctggaCCCCCTGCTCTGTAAGTTTGCTGACGGGGGGCAGAAGAAGCGGCAGAGCCAGGGCAAGTTTGTGCCCAATGGGAGAGCCTGGGCCCGGGACGGTGACGCG ggcACCGTGACCTTGGCCTATGACCCTGCGACAGCACTGCAGAATGG gtTCTACCCCACGCCCTATGGCCTGGCCCCCAGCAGGATGATcgcccccccagccctggccccCTACCTGCCCTCCCCTGTCTCCTCCTACCAG GTCCACGGCCCCGCCTGGATGCATCAGTCCTACCTCGTGCAGCCCACG GGCGCAGTGTTGGCCCCTGCTGTGGACCACCCCgtccctctccagccctccGTGGTGGCCCCCCTGGCCCAGCAACTCGGGCACCTCTCGCTGGGCAGTGCCGGCACG tATGTTCCCGCTGCCGCAGCCGTCCCCGGAGCCTTCATCCCTCCATACCCCCCGGTGCCACCCGCCCTCCCGCTGGAG gaCGGCAGCGCCGGCCCCAGCCACGGACCCATCGAGTCACCGTCTGAGCCCGGCGCCTTCCCCTACCCCTACCCCAAGTAG
- the RBMS2 gene encoding RNA-binding motif, single-stranded-interacting protein 2 isoform X1: MLLSVQPRSGLPAFAYNKSSKKQPYVPPAQPLPPPSPSPAGGVPDQLSKTNLYIRGLHPGTTDQDLVKLCQPYGKIVSTKAILDKTTNKCKGYGFVDFDSPTAAQKAVTALKASGVQAQMAKVQHSLLETPDTQNPLPGTLPLTPPVLPQQQEQDPTNLYISNLPVGVDEQELEALLKPFGQVVSTRILRDPHGASRGVGFARMESTEKCEAVITHFNGKYIKTPPGVPAPLDPLLCKFADGGQKKRQSQGKFVPNGRAWARDGDAGTVTLAYDPATALQNGWVPQDPPRPPRGEGAAGGVPPPLIPPPPRFYPTPYGLAPSRMIAPPALAPYLPSPVSSYQVHGPAWMHQSYLVQPTGAVLAPAVDHPVPLQPSVVAPLAQQLGHLSLGSAGTYVPAAAAVPGAFIPPYPPVPPALPLEDGSAGPSHGPIESPSEPGAFPYPYPK, translated from the exons ATGCTGCTCTCGGTACAGCCGCGATCCGGCCTCCCCGCCTTCGCCTACAACAAGAGCAGCAAAAAG CAACCCTATGTACCCCCGGCACAGCCgctgcccccccccagccccagtccCGCCGGGGGGGTCCCTGATCAGCTCAGCAAAACCAATCTTTACATTCGGGGGCTGCACCCCGGGACCACCGACCAGGATCTTGTCAAGCTCTGCCAACC ATACGGGAAAATTGTCTCCACCAAAGCCATCCTGGACAAAACCACCAACAAGTGCAAAG GTTATGGCTTCGTTGACTTCgacagccccacagcagcccagaaagctgtgACGGCTCTGAAGGCCAGCGGGGTGCAGGCCCAGATGGCCAAGGTACAGCACAGCCTCTTGGAGACCCCTGACACCCAGAACCCCCTCCCTGGGacccttcccctcacccccccggTCCTTCCCCAGCAACAGGAGCAGGACCCCACCAACCTCTACATCTCCAACCTTCCCGTGGGGGTGGatgagcaggagctggaagcgCTGCTGAAGCCCTTCGGGCAGGTGGTCTCCACCCGCATCCTGCGAGACCCCCACGGGGCCAGCCGCGGCGTGGGCTTCGCACG GATGGAGTCCACGGAGAAGTGCGAAGCTGTCATCACCCACTTCAACGGGAAGTACATCAAGACGCCCCCGGGGGTGCCAG cccccctggaCCCCCTGCTCTGTAAGTTTGCTGACGGGGGGCAGAAGAAGCGGCAGAGCCAGGGCAAGTTTGTGCCCAATGGGAGAGCCTGGGCCCGGGACGGTGACGCG ggcACCGTGACCTTGGCCTATGACCCTGCGACAGCACTGCAGAATGGGTGGGTGCCCCAGGACCCTCCCAGACCCCccaggggggagggggctgccgGCGGTGTCCCCCCACCCCTgatccccccaccccccaggtTCTACCCCACGCCCTATGGCCTGGCCCCCAGCAGGATGATcgcccccccagccctggccccCTACCTGCCCTCCCCTGTCTCCTCCTACCAG GTCCACGGCCCCGCCTGGATGCATCAGTCCTACCTCGTGCAGCCCACG GGCGCAGTGTTGGCCCCTGCTGTGGACCACCCCgtccctctccagccctccGTGGTGGCCCCCCTGGCCCAGCAACTCGGGCACCTCTCGCTGGGCAGTGCCGGCACG tATGTTCCCGCTGCCGCAGCCGTCCCCGGAGCCTTCATCCCTCCATACCCCCCGGTGCCACCCGCCCTCCCGCTGGAG gaCGGCAGCGCCGGCCCCAGCCACGGACCCATCGAGTCACCGTCTGAGCCCGGCGCCTTCCCCTACCCCTACCCCAAGTAG
- the LOC139789104 gene encoding lens fiber major intrinsic protein, whose translation MRELRSSAFWRAVLAEFLGSLLYALLGLGASLRWAPGPPSVLGASLAFGLAQATLVQALGNVSGGHVNPAITLALLLASQLSLPRALGYLLAQLLGNLAGAGVLYGVTPAPIRGTLGLSALHPGVGPGQGTVVEMLLTAQFVLCALASFDERHDGRPGSAALPVGFSLALGHLFGIHYTGASMNPARSFAPAVITRNFANHWVYWAGPLLGAALGAVLYEFALCPRPRSMAERLAALKGEPPAAEPPAEPPAEPLELKTQGL comes from the exons ATGCGGGAGCTGCGCTCGTCCGCCTTCTGGAGGGCCGTCCTGGCCGAGTTCCTGGGCAGCCTCCTCTAtgccctgctggggctgggggcttccCTGCGCTGGGCCCCTGGCCCCCCCAGTGTCCTGGGGGCCTCCCTGGCCTTCGGGCTGGCCCAGGCCACCCTGGTGCAAGCGTTGGGCAATGTCAGCGGGGGACACGTCAACCCGGCCATCACgctggccctgctgctggcctcACAGCTCTCCTTGCCCCGTGCCCTGGGCTACCTGctggcccagctgctgggcAACTTGGCCGGGGCCGGCGTGCTATACGGTGTGACACCGGCCCCCATTCGCGGCACCCTGGGCCTCAGCGCG CTGCACCCTGGTGTGGGGCCGGGCCAGGGGACGGTGgtggagatgctgctgactGCCCAGTTCGTCCTCTGCGCCTTGGCCAGCTTCGACGAACGCCACGACGGTCGCCCTGGCTCGGCTGCTCTGCCCGTCGGCTTCTCCCTCGCTCTCGGCCACCTCTTTGGG ATCCACTACACGGGCGCCAGCATGAATCCCGCACGCTCCTTCGCCCCGGCTGTCATCACCCGCAACTTCGCCAACCACTGG GTGTACTGGGCGGGCCCGCTGCTGGGCGCGGCGCTGGGTGCGGTGCTGTACGAGTTCGCGTTGTGCCCGCGGCCCCGCAGCATGGCCGAGCGCTTGGCCGCGCTGAAGGGGGAGCCGCCCGCCGCCGAGCCCCCGGCCGAGCCGCCGGCCGAGCCGCTGGAGCTGAAGACGCAGGGGCTGTAG
- the LOC139789001 gene encoding aquaporin AQPAe.a-like isoform X1, producing MVPSHRDSPLPWDPIPEVPHTTALCPLPSGVTLPSLCPQELRRGCFWQGVLAEAAATFIFVGMVLGASAAPGPLAPALAGGLVAGGLACSLGTPQANPALTLALLCTRKMGALRGAVGLLAQCAGATAAAAAARTVLPDDIGLVTRVSAVGTLGQALAWETLATFQLALVTFAAADHAAPQGGLALGSAVAAGALAAGPFSGGSMNPARSLGPAIVTGVWDDHWVYWLGPVLGAVLAGFSYEFVLAPSASQEKLGACLACRDVALVETTSTSPSSPSARAPLAPPAEQGQGTA from the exons ATGGTACCCAGTCACAGGGACAGCCCGTTGCCATGGGACCCCATCCCCGAGGTACCCCACACCACAGCActctgtcccctgccctctGGGGTGACACTGCcttccctgtgtccccaggagctgcgGCGTGGGTGCTTCTGGCAgggggtgctggcagaggcagcagcgACCTTCATCTTCgtggggatggtgctgggggCTTCGGCAGCCCCCGGGCCCCTGGCTCCAGCGCTGGCTGGGGGGCTGGTGGCCGGGGGGTTGGCCTGTTCCCTTGGGACACCCCAGGCCAACCCAGCACTCACCCTGGCCCTGCTCTGCACCCGCAAGATGGGTGCCCTGcggggggctgtggggctgctggctCAATGCGCCGGGGCCACCgcggctgctgctgccgccCGCACGGTGCTGCCAGATGACATTGGCCTGGTCACCAGG GTGAGCGCAGTGGGGACGCTGGGGCAGGCCCTGGCCTGGGAGACCCTTGCCACCTTCCAGCTGGCTCTGGTCACCTTCGCCGCCGCTGACCACGCAGCCCCCCAGGGTGGGCTGGCCCTGGGCAGTGCCGTGGCTGCCGGTGCCCTGGCCGCG GGGCCGTTCTCGGGGGGCAGCATGAACCCTGCGCGCTCACTGGGACCAGCCATTGTCACCGGCGTCTGGGATGACCACTGG GTGTACTGGCTGGGGCCGGTGCTGGGTGCAGTGCTTGCAGGGTTCTCCTATGAGTTCGTCTTGgcccccagtgcctcccaggaGAAGTTGGGTGCCTGCCTCGCCTGCCGGGACGTGGCACTGGTGGAGACCACCAGCACgtccccctcctcaccctctgcTCGTGCCCCCCTGGCTCCCCCAGCCGAGCAGGGCCAGGGTACAGCCTGA
- the LOC139789001 gene encoding aquaporin AQPAe.a-like isoform X2 → MPGGWQCRGSRRCPRLGHPQRLPGPCSCAMAIGEELRRGCFWQGVLAEAAATFIFVGMVLGASAAPGPLAPALAGGLVAGGLACSLGTPQANPALTLALLCTRKMGALRGAVGLLAQCAGATAAAAAARTVLPDDIGLVTRVSAVGTLGQALAWETLATFQLALVTFAAADHAAPQGGLALGSAVAAGALAAGPFSGGSMNPARSLGPAIVTGVWDDHWVYWLGPVLGAVLAGFSYEFVLAPSASQEKLGACLACRDVALVETTSTSPSSPSARAPLAPPAEQGQGTA, encoded by the exons ATGCCGGGGGGGTGGCAGTGCCgagggagcaggaggtgccCCCGCCTTGGGCATCCTCAGCGCTTGCCTGGCCCCTGCAGCTGCGCCATGGCCATTGGGGAG gagctgcgGCGTGGGTGCTTCTGGCAgggggtgctggcagaggcagcagcgACCTTCATCTTCgtggggatggtgctgggggCTTCGGCAGCCCCCGGGCCCCTGGCTCCAGCGCTGGCTGGGGGGCTGGTGGCCGGGGGGTTGGCCTGTTCCCTTGGGACACCCCAGGCCAACCCAGCACTCACCCTGGCCCTGCTCTGCACCCGCAAGATGGGTGCCCTGcggggggctgtggggctgctggctCAATGCGCCGGGGCCACCgcggctgctgctgccgccCGCACGGTGCTGCCAGATGACATTGGCCTGGTCACCAGG GTGAGCGCAGTGGGGACGCTGGGGCAGGCCCTGGCCTGGGAGACCCTTGCCACCTTCCAGCTGGCTCTGGTCACCTTCGCCGCCGCTGACCACGCAGCCCCCCAGGGTGGGCTGGCCCTGGGCAGTGCCGTGGCTGCCGGTGCCCTGGCCGCG GGGCCGTTCTCGGGGGGCAGCATGAACCCTGCGCGCTCACTGGGACCAGCCATTGTCACCGGCGTCTGGGATGACCACTGG GTGTACTGGCTGGGGCCGGTGCTGGGTGCAGTGCTTGCAGGGTTCTCCTATGAGTTCGTCTTGgcccccagtgcctcccaggaGAAGTTGGGTGCCTGCCTCGCCTGCCGGGACGTGGCACTGGTGGAGACCACCAGCACgtccccctcctcaccctctgcTCGTGCCCCCCTGGCTCCCCCAGCCGAGCAGGGCCAGGGTACAGCCTGA
- the RBMS2 gene encoding RNA-binding motif, single-stranded-interacting protein 2 isoform X2, with protein sequence MLLSVQPRSGLPAFAYNKSSKKQPYVPPAQPLPPPSPSPAGGVPDQLSKTNLYIRGLHPGTTDQDLVKLCQPYGKIVSTKAILDKTTNKCKGYGFVDFDSPTAAQKAVTALKASGVQAQMAKQQEQDPTNLYISNLPVGVDEQELEALLKPFGQVVSTRILRDPHGASRGVGFARMESTEKCEAVITHFNGKYIKTPPGVPAPLDPLLCKFADGGQKKRQSQGKFVPNGRAWARDGDAGTVTLAYDPATALQNGWVPQDPPRPPRGEGAAGGVPPPLIPPPPRFYPTPYGLAPSRMIAPPALAPYLPSPVSSYQVHGPAWMHQSYLVQPTGAVLAPAVDHPVPLQPSVVAPLAQQLGHLSLGSAGTYVPAAAAVPGAFIPPYPPVPPALPLEDGSAGPSHGPIESPSEPGAFPYPYPK encoded by the exons ATGCTGCTCTCGGTACAGCCGCGATCCGGCCTCCCCGCCTTCGCCTACAACAAGAGCAGCAAAAAG CAACCCTATGTACCCCCGGCACAGCCgctgcccccccccagccccagtccCGCCGGGGGGGTCCCTGATCAGCTCAGCAAAACCAATCTTTACATTCGGGGGCTGCACCCCGGGACCACCGACCAGGATCTTGTCAAGCTCTGCCAACC ATACGGGAAAATTGTCTCCACCAAAGCCATCCTGGACAAAACCACCAACAAGTGCAAAG GTTATGGCTTCGTTGACTTCgacagccccacagcagcccagaaagctgtgACGGCTCTGAAGGCCAGCGGGGTGCAGGCCCAGATGGCCAAG CAACAGGAGCAGGACCCCACCAACCTCTACATCTCCAACCTTCCCGTGGGGGTGGatgagcaggagctggaagcgCTGCTGAAGCCCTTCGGGCAGGTGGTCTCCACCCGCATCCTGCGAGACCCCCACGGGGCCAGCCGCGGCGTGGGCTTCGCACG GATGGAGTCCACGGAGAAGTGCGAAGCTGTCATCACCCACTTCAACGGGAAGTACATCAAGACGCCCCCGGGGGTGCCAG cccccctggaCCCCCTGCTCTGTAAGTTTGCTGACGGGGGGCAGAAGAAGCGGCAGAGCCAGGGCAAGTTTGTGCCCAATGGGAGAGCCTGGGCCCGGGACGGTGACGCG ggcACCGTGACCTTGGCCTATGACCCTGCGACAGCACTGCAGAATGGGTGGGTGCCCCAGGACCCTCCCAGACCCCccaggggggagggggctgccgGCGGTGTCCCCCCACCCCTgatccccccaccccccaggtTCTACCCCACGCCCTATGGCCTGGCCCCCAGCAGGATGATcgcccccccagccctggccccCTACCTGCCCTCCCCTGTCTCCTCCTACCAG GTCCACGGCCCCGCCTGGATGCATCAGTCCTACCTCGTGCAGCCCACG GGCGCAGTGTTGGCCCCTGCTGTGGACCACCCCgtccctctccagccctccGTGGTGGCCCCCCTGGCCCAGCAACTCGGGCACCTCTCGCTGGGCAGTGCCGGCACG tATGTTCCCGCTGCCGCAGCCGTCCCCGGAGCCTTCATCCCTCCATACCCCCCGGTGCCACCCGCCCTCCCGCTGGAG gaCGGCAGCGCCGGCCCCAGCCACGGACCCATCGAGTCACCGTCTGAGCCCGGCGCCTTCCCCTACCCCTACCCCAAGTAG
- the LOC139789001 gene encoding aquaporin-2-like isoform X3 — protein MVPSHRDSPLPWDPIPEVPHTTALCPLPSGVTLPSLCPQELRRGCFWQGVLAEAAATFIFVGMVLGASAAPGPLAPALAGGLVAGGLACSLGTPQANPALTLALLCTRKMGALRGAVGLLAQCAGATAAAAAARTVLPDDIGLVTRGPFSGGSMNPARSLGPAIVTGVWDDHWVYWLGPVLGAVLAGFSYEFVLAPSASQEKLGACLACRDVALVETTSTSPSSPSARAPLAPPAEQGQGTA, from the exons ATGGTACCCAGTCACAGGGACAGCCCGTTGCCATGGGACCCCATCCCCGAGGTACCCCACACCACAGCActctgtcccctgccctctGGGGTGACACTGCcttccctgtgtccccaggagctgcgGCGTGGGTGCTTCTGGCAgggggtgctggcagaggcagcagcgACCTTCATCTTCgtggggatggtgctgggggCTTCGGCAGCCCCCGGGCCCCTGGCTCCAGCGCTGGCTGGGGGGCTGGTGGCCGGGGGGTTGGCCTGTTCCCTTGGGACACCCCAGGCCAACCCAGCACTCACCCTGGCCCTGCTCTGCACCCGCAAGATGGGTGCCCTGcggggggctgtggggctgctggctCAATGCGCCGGGGCCACCgcggctgctgctgccgccCGCACGGTGCTGCCAGATGACATTGGCCTGGTCACCAGG GGGCCGTTCTCGGGGGGCAGCATGAACCCTGCGCGCTCACTGGGACCAGCCATTGTCACCGGCGTCTGGGATGACCACTGG GTGTACTGGCTGGGGCCGGTGCTGGGTGCAGTGCTTGCAGGGTTCTCCTATGAGTTCGTCTTGgcccccagtgcctcccaggaGAAGTTGGGTGCCTGCCTCGCCTGCCGGGACGTGGCACTGGTGGAGACCACCAGCACgtccccctcctcaccctctgcTCGTGCCCCCCTGGCTCCCCCAGCCGAGCAGGGCCAGGGTACAGCCTGA
- the RBMS2 gene encoding RNA-binding motif, single-stranded-interacting protein 2 isoform X3: MLLSVQPRSGLPAFAYNKSSKKQPYVPPAQPLPPPSPSPAGGVPDQLSKTNLYIRGLHPGTTDQDLVKLCQPYGKIVSTKAILDKTTNKCKGYGFVDFDSPTAAQKAVTALKASGVQAQMAKVQHSLLETPDTQNPLPGTLPLTPPVLPQQQEQDPTNLYISNLPVGVDEQELEALLKPFGQVVSTRILRDPHGASRGVGFARMESTEKCEAVITHFNGKYIKTPPGVPAPLDPLLCKFADGGQKKRQSQGKFVPNGRAWARDGDAGTVTLAYDPATALQNGFYPTPYGLAPSRMIAPPALAPYLPSPVSSYQVHGPAWMHQSYLVQPTGAVLAPAVDHPVPLQPSVVAPLAQQLGHLSLGSAGTYVPAAAAVPGAFIPPYPPVPPALPLEDGSAGPSHGPIESPSEPGAFPYPYPK; this comes from the exons ATGCTGCTCTCGGTACAGCCGCGATCCGGCCTCCCCGCCTTCGCCTACAACAAGAGCAGCAAAAAG CAACCCTATGTACCCCCGGCACAGCCgctgcccccccccagccccagtccCGCCGGGGGGGTCCCTGATCAGCTCAGCAAAACCAATCTTTACATTCGGGGGCTGCACCCCGGGACCACCGACCAGGATCTTGTCAAGCTCTGCCAACC ATACGGGAAAATTGTCTCCACCAAAGCCATCCTGGACAAAACCACCAACAAGTGCAAAG GTTATGGCTTCGTTGACTTCgacagccccacagcagcccagaaagctgtgACGGCTCTGAAGGCCAGCGGGGTGCAGGCCCAGATGGCCAAGGTACAGCACAGCCTCTTGGAGACCCCTGACACCCAGAACCCCCTCCCTGGGacccttcccctcacccccccggTCCTTCCCCAGCAACAGGAGCAGGACCCCACCAACCTCTACATCTCCAACCTTCCCGTGGGGGTGGatgagcaggagctggaagcgCTGCTGAAGCCCTTCGGGCAGGTGGTCTCCACCCGCATCCTGCGAGACCCCCACGGGGCCAGCCGCGGCGTGGGCTTCGCACG GATGGAGTCCACGGAGAAGTGCGAAGCTGTCATCACCCACTTCAACGGGAAGTACATCAAGACGCCCCCGGGGGTGCCAG cccccctggaCCCCCTGCTCTGTAAGTTTGCTGACGGGGGGCAGAAGAAGCGGCAGAGCCAGGGCAAGTTTGTGCCCAATGGGAGAGCCTGGGCCCGGGACGGTGACGCG ggcACCGTGACCTTGGCCTATGACCCTGCGACAGCACTGCAGAATGG gtTCTACCCCACGCCCTATGGCCTGGCCCCCAGCAGGATGATcgcccccccagccctggccccCTACCTGCCCTCCCCTGTCTCCTCCTACCAG GTCCACGGCCCCGCCTGGATGCATCAGTCCTACCTCGTGCAGCCCACG GGCGCAGTGTTGGCCCCTGCTGTGGACCACCCCgtccctctccagccctccGTGGTGGCCCCCCTGGCCCAGCAACTCGGGCACCTCTCGCTGGGCAGTGCCGGCACG tATGTTCCCGCTGCCGCAGCCGTCCCCGGAGCCTTCATCCCTCCATACCCCCCGGTGCCACCCGCCCTCCCGCTGGAG gaCGGCAGCGCCGGCCCCAGCCACGGACCCATCGAGTCACCGTCTGAGCCCGGCGCCTTCCCCTACCCCTACCCCAAGTAG